GTGCTGCGTACGGCGCTCGCGCCGGGCCTGCTGCACGATTTGCGCAACAATCTCGCCCAGGGCGTGCAGGGGCTGCGCCTCTTCGAGCTCGCCAACATCTTTGAGGCCGACCCGGCCTCCGAGACCACGGCCCGCGAGACCGGCATGCTCGGCATCCTCCTCTACGGGCGCCGGCACGAGGCGGCGTGGCCGCATGCCGAGGCGGACATGGACTATGCCGACATCAAGGGCATGGTGGCCAACCTCCTCGGTTTCCTGCACCTGCCGGCGCCGGAGTGCCGCCAGGCCGAGGGCCATCCCTTCCTGCTGCCTGCCGTGGACATCCTTGTGGACGGGGAAAAGATCGGCGTCATGGGCCGGGTCGTACCGGCCATGGCCGCCGAGTTCCACGCGCGCAAGGCGGTGTGGCTCGCGGAGCTGAACCTGGAGACCCTGCGCCGCCTCCATGACAAGGTTGCCGTGACCTTCAGGACGCTCCCGGTCTATCCCCCGGTGCGCCGCGACATCACCGTCATCGCGCGGCCCGGGCTCGCCGTGGGCGAGGTTATCGAGGCGGTGCGCGGGCTCGGGCTGCCCCTGCTGGAAGACGTGGCCCTCGTGGACTGCTTCGAGCCGGAAGGCGACAAGGCGGACGGCGAGCGGCACCTCACCTTCCGCCTCACCTTCCGTCATGCAGACCGCACGCTCAACGACGCGGAGGTGGACAAGGTGCGGGCGAAGGTGGCAGAATCCCTCACCAGGCGGCTGGGCGTCCGCATCTAGCGCGGGCGCAAGCGCAAGCGCCGGGACAGGCCGGCGCCATCCGGCCGCGCCGGGGAGAATGGGGCGTGAAGCAAAAGACCTACCGCATCGGCGAAGCCGCCGAGCTGCTTGACCTCAAGACCCATGTGCTGCGCTTCTGGGAGAGCGAGTTCCCGCAGCTCGCCCCCCTGCGCACGGACAAGGGCCAGCGCCTCTATACCGAAAGCCATCTCGCCCTTTTGCGGCGCATCCGCCAGCTTTTGCACGAACAGGGCATGACCATCGAGGGCGCGCGCCGCGTGCTCGAGGGCAGCGCCGTGCTCGACGAGTCCGTGCCGGAGCGCGTGAGCGCCGTGCCCGACCCGGCCTTCATGCGCATGCTCCGGCAGGAGCTCGTGGCCGTGCGCGCGCTGCTCGTGCCCACGGAGGACGGCCGGCCATGATCCTTTCCCCCTCGCTGCTTTCCGCCGATTTTTCGCGCCTGGGCGAGCAGGTGGCAGCCCTCGAGGCCGCGGGAGTGCCCTGGCTGCATCTCGACATCATGGACGGCGCCTTTGTGCCCAACATCACCTTCGGCGCGCCGGTGGTGAAGGCCCTCAGGCCCTGCTGCGGCCTCTTTTTCGATGTGCACCTCATGGTGGAGGAGGCCGGCCGCTACCTGGAAGACTTCGCCGCGGCCGGCGCCGACCTGCTCGTCATCCATGTGGAGGCCGTGCGCCACGCTGAGCGCGCGCTTTCTGCCGTCCGCGGGCTGGGGGTCAAGGCCGGTCTCGCGCTCGACCCGGGCACGGACATTGCCGCCGCCCGCTGGCTCGCGCCGGACATCGACCTTTTGCTCATCATGGGCGTGAATCCCGGCTTTTCCGGGCAGTCCTTCCTGCCTGAGACCACGGCCAAGGTGCGCGCGGCGCGCGAAGCGCTGGACGCATGGGGGCGGCCAGAGGTGCCGGTGCAAGTGGACGGCGGCGTCTCGCTCAAGAACGCCGGGGAGCTTGTGGCCGCCGGGGCCGACATCCTCGTTTCGGGCTCGGCCTTTTTCCGCAATGCCGACTATGCGGCCGGGCTCGCCGCCTTCGCCGCCGCGGCCGAAGCCGGCCTTTCCCCAGAGATGCGGCGGCGCCCGGCCCTCGCCGCCGCGAAAGCCTGGCGGCACAAGGCCGGCCAGCAAGAAGGAAAATGACCATGCCGAGCCGCCGAGACTGCGCCAATGCCATCCGCGCCCTCGCCATCGACGCCATCGAAAAGGCCAAGTCCGGGCATCCCGGCGCGCCCTTGGGCATGGCCGACATGGCCGAAGCCCTCTGGCGGCACGGCTTCAGGCACAATCCCGCCGACCCGGCCTGGCCCGACCGCGACCGCTTCGTGCTCTCCAACGGGCACGCCTCCATGCTGCTCTATGCCGTGCTCAACCTTACGGGCTATGACCTCCCCATGGAGGAAATCAAGAATTTCCGCCAATGGGGTTCGGCCACGCCCGGCCACCCCGAGCGCGGGCTCACCCCGGGGGTGGAAATGACCACCGGCCCGCTCGGGCAGGGCATCGCCTCGGCCGTGGGCATGGCGCTCGCCGAGGCCATGCTGGCCGCGCAGTTCAATACGCCCGAATACACCATCGTCGATCACCGCACCTACGCCTTCTGCGGCGAGGGCTGCCTCATGGAGGGCGTCTCGCACGAGGCCTGCGCCCTGGCGGCGGCCTGGGGCCTCGGCAAGCTCACGGTGCTCTTCGACGCCAACGGCGTCTCCATCGACGGCAAGGTGGACGCCTGGTTCTGTGAAAATGTGGGCCAGCGTTACGCGGCCTACGGCTGGCAGGTCATCGGCCCGGTGGACGGCCATGACAGCGCGGCGCTGGACGCGGCGCTGGCCGCGGCCCGGGCGAACCTGCGGCGGCCCACTCTCATCATCTGCCATACGCATATCGGCTTCGGCTCGCCCAAGAAGGATTCGGCGGCGAGCCACGGCGCGCCCCTGGGCGCCGACGCCGCCGAGGCCACCAAGCGCGCCCTCGGCTGGACGGCGCCGCCCTTCGCGATCCCGGACGACATTCGCGCCGCCTGGGACGCGCGCGAGGAGGGCCGCGCCCTCGAAGCCGCCTGGGACGAGACCTTCGCGGCCTACCGCAAGGCGCACCCCGAGCTGGCGGCGGAATTTCTGCGCCGCATGAAGGGGGAACTCCCGGCGGACTGGCCGGATGTGTCGGCGCGCCTCATGGCGGCCGCCCAAGGCGCGGACGCGCCCGAAGCCACGCGCGTGGCCTCGCGCAAGGCGCTGGAGGTGCTGGTGCCGGCGCTCCCCGAGCTCATTGGCGGCTCGGCCGACCTTTCGGGCTCCGTGGGCACGCAGACCAAGGCCTCGGCCGCCCTTGACGCGGCCACCCATTGCGGCAACTACCTGTATTATGGCGTGCGGGAGTTCGGCATGGGCGCCATCATGAACGGCCTCGCCCTGCACGGCGGCTTCATCCCCTATGCGGGCACCTTCATGGCCTTTTCCGACCAGGCGCGCAATGCCCTGCGCCTTTCGGCCATCATGGGCCTGCGCGTCATCTGGGTCTTGACGCACGATTCCATCGGCGTGGGCGAGGACGGCGCCACCCACCAGCCCGTGGAGCAGATACCCACCCTGCGCATGGTGCCCAATCTCCATGTCTGGCGCCCCTGCGACGATGTGGAGACCGCCGTGGCCTGGCGCTCGGCGCTGGAATGCGCCACCACGCCCACCTGCCTCGCGCTGTCGCGCCAGAAGCTGCCGCAGATCCCGCGGGACGAGGCGCAGGTCAAGGCCATCGCCCGCGGCGGCTATGTGCTCAGGGACTGCGCGGGCGAGCCGGAGCTCATCCTCATGGCCACCGGCTCGGAAACCTCGCTCGCCGTGGGGGCGGCGGTGACGCTCACTGCCCGGGGCTATCGGGTGCGCGTGGTCTCCATGCCCTGCGCCGAGGTGTTCGACGCGCAGGACGAGGCCTGGCGCGAGAGCGTGCTCCCGGGCGGCGTGCGCTGCCGCATGGCCGTGGAGGCCGCCTCGCCCGGCTGGTGGCCCACCTATGTGGGCCTCGACGGCGAGATCATCGGCATGAAGGGTTTTGGCATGTCCGCGCCGGGCTCGGTATTGTTCGAGCGTTTCGGCTTCACGGCCGACAACGTGGTGGCCCGGGCGCTCGACCTGCTCGCGCGCCACGGCGTCAAGGCCCGCTGAGGCCCCGGGTTTTTTCGGCAGACTGGTTCCGCATAAACGTCAAGGAGGCATCATGTCCGTCAAGTCACTGCGCGATGTGGACTGCAAGGGCAAGACCGTGGTCATCCGCGAGGACCTCAACGTGCCCATGAAGGATGGCGTCATCACCAACGACAAGCGCATCCGCGCGGCGCTGCCCACCATCAAAATGGCGCTGGACAAGGGCGCGGGCGTCATCGTGCTTTCGCACCTCGGGCGCCCCACCGAGGGCGAATTTGAGGAGAAGTTCTCGCTCAAGCCCGTGGCCGCGCATCTCGGCAAGCTTTTGGGCAAGCCCGTGCGCATCGCCGTTTCGCCCGACGCAGCCAA
This window of the Desulfovibrio sp. ZJ209 genome carries:
- a CDS encoding MerR family transcriptional regulator, with product MKQKTYRIGEAAELLDLKTHVLRFWESEFPQLAPLRTDKGQRLYTESHLALLRRIRQLLHEQGMTIEGARRVLEGSAVLDESVPERVSAVPDPAFMRMLRQELVAVRALLVPTEDGRP
- the rpe gene encoding ribulose-phosphate 3-epimerase codes for the protein MILSPSLLSADFSRLGEQVAALEAAGVPWLHLDIMDGAFVPNITFGAPVVKALRPCCGLFFDVHLMVEEAGRYLEDFAAAGADLLVIHVEAVRHAERALSAVRGLGVKAGLALDPGTDIAAARWLAPDIDLLLIMGVNPGFSGQSFLPETTAKVRAAREALDAWGRPEVPVQVDGGVSLKNAGELVAAGADILVSGSAFFRNADYAAGLAAFAAAAEAGLSPEMRRRPALAAAKAWRHKAGQQEGK
- the tkt gene encoding transketolase, producing MPSRRDCANAIRALAIDAIEKAKSGHPGAPLGMADMAEALWRHGFRHNPADPAWPDRDRFVLSNGHASMLLYAVLNLTGYDLPMEEIKNFRQWGSATPGHPERGLTPGVEMTTGPLGQGIASAVGMALAEAMLAAQFNTPEYTIVDHRTYAFCGEGCLMEGVSHEACALAAAWGLGKLTVLFDANGVSIDGKVDAWFCENVGQRYAAYGWQVIGPVDGHDSAALDAALAAARANLRRPTLIICHTHIGFGSPKKDSAASHGAPLGADAAEATKRALGWTAPPFAIPDDIRAAWDAREEGRALEAAWDETFAAYRKAHPELAAEFLRRMKGELPADWPDVSARLMAAAQGADAPEATRVASRKALEVLVPALPELIGGSADLSGSVGTQTKASAALDAATHCGNYLYYGVREFGMGAIMNGLALHGGFIPYAGTFMAFSDQARNALRLSAIMGLRVIWVLTHDSIGVGEDGATHQPVEQIPTLRMVPNLHVWRPCDDVETAVAWRSALECATTPTCLALSRQKLPQIPRDEAQVKAIARGGYVLRDCAGEPELILMATGSETSLAVGAAVTLTARGYRVRVVSMPCAEVFDAQDEAWRESVLPGGVRCRMAVEAASPGWWPTYVGLDGEIIGMKGFGMSAPGSVLFERFGFTADNVVARALDLLARHGVKAR